A single Cnuibacter physcomitrellae DNA region contains:
- a CDS encoding bifunctional 4-hydroxy-2-oxoglutarate aldolase/2-dehydro-3-deoxy-phosphogluconate aldolase, producing the protein MTARLPLSDVLLASRVVAIVRGRSSEHLLAVCETLIESGVRCLEITTNTPGWIDGIRTLRSRYGAEVDLGSGTVLTAEHVAQTVDAGGAFLVSPSLDLGVGAAAAVAGLAWYPGTLTPTEMVTGWNAGATAVKVFPAATAGGPEYLKQVRAPLDDVLMIPTGGVSAGDIPAYLRAGASAVGVGSPLIGDALSTGDLAGLRSRASAILAAAAPEGAA; encoded by the coding sequence ATGACCGCCCGGCTGCCCCTCAGCGACGTGCTCCTCGCGAGCCGGGTGGTGGCGATCGTCCGGGGCCGCTCGTCGGAGCACCTGCTGGCGGTCTGCGAGACGCTCATCGAGTCGGGCGTGCGGTGCCTCGAGATCACGACGAACACGCCGGGCTGGATCGACGGCATCCGCACCCTCCGCTCGCGGTACGGTGCGGAGGTGGATCTCGGGTCGGGCACCGTGCTGACGGCCGAGCACGTGGCGCAGACGGTCGACGCGGGCGGCGCGTTCCTCGTGTCGCCGTCGCTCGACCTCGGCGTCGGCGCGGCGGCCGCCGTGGCCGGGCTCGCCTGGTACCCGGGCACCCTGACCCCGACCGAGATGGTCACCGGCTGGAACGCCGGCGCCACCGCCGTGAAGGTGTTCCCCGCGGCGACCGCGGGCGGGCCGGAGTACCTGAAGCAGGTGCGGGCGCCGCTCGACGACGTCCTCATGATCCCGACCGGCGGCGTGTCGGCCGGGGACATCCCCGCCTACCTGCGCGCGGGAGCCTCCGCCGTCGGCGTGGGATCGCCGCTCATCGGCGATGCGCTCTCGACGGGCGATCTGGCCGGCCTGAGGTCGCGGGCGTCGGCGATCCTCGCCGCCGCCGCCCCGGAGGGGGCAGCATGA
- a CDS encoding pyridoxal phosphate-dependent aminotransferase, producing MPQLAPAADAMPRSGIRRVMDAAWKLDRPVIGLHVGEPSFDPPTHVVAAAEAAYETGDTHYTPNAGVGALRSAIADKLRSHNGLEVSPDQVVVTAGGAQALHVAFTATLTAGDEVLIPDPGWPNYTMAVGLLQAVPVGYSLRPENGFMPDFEELERLVTPRTRLIVVNTPSNPLGSVMSAEVVEALVRFADRHDIWLLSDECYDALTYEAVHTSPARFDGQGRVLSAFSFSKTYAMTGVRVGYLVSAPEFAPTLAKLQEPMIACVNAPAQAAALAALTGPQDEVVAMREVYRTRRDAVMAALDTLGIHYLTPHGAFYLWLDVSDRTDGDVATWAVRLLESEYVAVAPGTAFGPVGEGWIRLSLAADTDDLLEGVRRIGDFR from the coding sequence ATGCCCCAGCTCGCACCCGCGGCCGACGCGATGCCGAGATCCGGCATCCGCCGGGTCATGGATGCCGCATGGAAGCTCGACCGACCGGTCATCGGCCTTCATGTCGGGGAGCCCAGCTTCGACCCGCCGACCCACGTGGTCGCCGCGGCGGAGGCGGCGTACGAGACCGGTGACACCCACTACACGCCCAACGCGGGCGTGGGGGCGCTCCGCAGCGCCATCGCCGACAAGCTGCGGTCGCACAACGGGCTCGAGGTCTCCCCCGACCAGGTCGTGGTGACGGCGGGCGGCGCCCAAGCGCTCCACGTCGCGTTCACGGCGACGCTCACCGCCGGCGACGAGGTGCTCATCCCCGACCCGGGATGGCCCAACTACACGATGGCGGTCGGGCTCCTGCAGGCGGTCCCGGTGGGCTACTCGCTGCGGCCGGAGAACGGGTTCATGCCCGACTTCGAGGAGCTCGAGCGACTCGTCACGCCGCGGACGCGGCTCATCGTGGTGAACACGCCGTCCAACCCGCTCGGCTCGGTCATGTCCGCCGAGGTCGTCGAGGCGCTCGTGCGCTTCGCCGACCGCCACGACATCTGGCTGCTCTCCGACGAGTGCTACGACGCGCTCACCTACGAGGCCGTGCACACCTCCCCCGCTCGCTTCGACGGCCAGGGTCGTGTGCTCAGCGCGTTCAGCTTCTCGAAGACGTACGCGATGACCGGGGTGCGGGTCGGCTATCTCGTCTCGGCGCCGGAGTTCGCGCCGACGCTCGCGAAGCTGCAGGAGCCGATGATCGCGTGCGTGAACGCGCCCGCTCAGGCGGCCGCCCTCGCCGCGCTGACCGGCCCCCAGGACGAGGTGGTCGCCATGCGGGAGGTCTACCGGACACGTCGCGACGCCGTGATGGCGGCCCTCGACACGCTCGGCATCCACTACCTCACCCCGCACGGCGCGTTCTACCTGTGGCTCGACGTCAGCGACCGGACGGACGGCGATGTCGCGACCTGGGCGGTGCGGCTGCTCGAGAGCGAGTACGTCGCCGTCGCGCCCGGCACAGCGTTCGGACCGGTCGGAGAGGGGTGGATCCGCCTCTCGCTCGCCGCCGACACCGACGACCTCCTCGAGGGCGTCCGACGGATCGGGGACTTCCGATGA
- a CDS encoding amidohydrolase family protein, producing MTRVDAHAHVFRPAAVSPRGTDELAPDDRDAPVEAFVAELERHGVGRAVLVPLDEHDDYVRECLDADPERFAAVAVSSDAERGRAGGRHAESVSDALDRRRAGFRFGGLRTTWLGEPGQDIRDSPALPMLRWCADRGVVLWAYLPPDQFPLVEAVARELPDLAIALNHFGFSPADMRVDAHGRPWFASRLPDERVEAVCALAAHPQMHVLVSGHYAVSQEDAPYSDLRGPTTRYLEAYGADRVMWGSDMPWPAAAPGYSALLDAIGSALDEAGSSAAEREAVLGGTASRLFALAPA from the coding sequence ATGACCCGCGTCGACGCGCACGCCCACGTGTTCCGGCCCGCCGCGGTGTCGCCGCGAGGAACGGACGAGCTGGCGCCGGACGACCGCGACGCCCCCGTCGAGGCGTTCGTCGCCGAGCTCGAGCGCCACGGCGTGGGCCGCGCGGTCCTGGTGCCGCTCGACGAGCACGACGACTACGTGCGCGAGTGCCTCGACGCCGATCCCGAGCGCTTCGCGGCCGTCGCGGTGTCCTCCGACGCCGAGCGCGGCCGCGCGGGTGGCCGGCATGCGGAGTCCGTCTCGGACGCGCTCGACCGCCGCCGCGCCGGGTTCCGCTTCGGCGGCCTGCGCACGACCTGGCTCGGGGAGCCCGGACAGGACATCCGCGACTCGCCCGCCCTGCCGATGCTGAGGTGGTGCGCCGACCGTGGCGTGGTGCTCTGGGCCTACCTGCCGCCCGACCAGTTCCCGCTGGTGGAGGCGGTGGCCCGCGAGCTGCCGGATCTCGCCATCGCGCTCAACCACTTCGGCTTCTCCCCCGCCGACATGAGGGTGGACGCGCACGGGCGGCCCTGGTTCGCCTCGCGCCTCCCCGACGAGCGGGTGGAAGCGGTGTGCGCGCTGGCCGCGCATCCGCAGATGCACGTACTCGTCTCAGGTCACTACGCCGTCTCGCAGGAGGACGCGCCCTACTCCGACCTGCGCGGACCGACCACGAGGTACCTGGAGGCCTACGGCGCCGACCGGGTGATGTGGGGGTCCGACATGCCCTGGCCCGCCGCCGCGCCCGGATACAGCGCCCTCCTGGATGCGATCGGCTCGGCGCTCGACGAGGCCGGCTCCTCCGCCGCCGAGCGGGAGGCCGTGCTGGGCGGGACCGCCTCGCGCCTGTTCGCGCTCGCTCCCGCCTGA
- a CDS encoding ABC transporter permease encodes MSTATATVDARPERSKRFGFAALVRGGFAVWVVVIALVVALSIVKGGAFWTPSNLSTVLTATVVLGLVAMGQHLVILTGGIDLSVGSTATLSALLTAVLIDAYPIRVIPVLLGMVVLGALVGLFNGAFVAFAKLPAFIVTLASFYIVQGIALTVSSVPAGKVTSDLKNFALGSLGPIPYSFLVVVIAVAVVGYLLARTRWGKHVYAVGGDLKAARAVGIKADRVLVWVYVASGILAAIAGIMLAARSSIGSPTAGQGLELSAITVVVIGGTSLLGGRGSLFGTLGGVLLLALVSSSITLLQMPSTLTDLIRGAVIVIAATLFVVKAKR; translated from the coding sequence ATGAGCACTGCAACCGCCACCGTCGACGCGCGACCCGAGAGGTCGAAGCGCTTCGGCTTCGCCGCCCTCGTACGCGGCGGCTTCGCGGTCTGGGTCGTCGTGATCGCGCTCGTCGTCGCCCTCAGCATCGTCAAGGGCGGCGCGTTCTGGACACCGTCGAACCTCTCGACGGTGCTCACGGCGACCGTCGTGCTCGGCCTGGTGGCCATGGGCCAGCACCTCGTCATCCTCACCGGCGGCATCGACCTCTCGGTCGGATCGACGGCCACGCTCTCCGCGCTCCTGACCGCGGTGCTCATCGACGCCTATCCGATCCGCGTGATCCCCGTCCTCCTCGGGATGGTGGTGCTCGGGGCACTCGTGGGTCTGTTCAACGGCGCCTTCGTGGCGTTCGCCAAGCTGCCCGCGTTCATCGTGACGCTCGCGTCGTTCTACATCGTGCAGGGCATCGCCCTCACCGTGTCGAGCGTGCCGGCGGGCAAGGTCACGTCCGACCTCAAGAACTTCGCGCTGGGCAGCCTCGGGCCGATCCCGTACTCGTTCCTCGTCGTCGTGATCGCGGTCGCGGTCGTGGGCTACCTCCTCGCCCGCACCCGCTGGGGCAAGCACGTCTACGCGGTCGGCGGCGACCTCAAGGCGGCGCGCGCCGTGGGCATCAAGGCCGACCGTGTGCTCGTCTGGGTCTACGTGGCCTCGGGCATCCTCGCCGCCATCGCGGGCATCATGCTCGCCGCCCGTTCGTCGATCGGCTCGCCGACCGCAGGGCAGGGCCTCGAGCTCTCGGCGATCACGGTCGTCGTCATCGGCGGCACCTCGCTGCTCGGCGGCCGCGGCAGCCTGTTCGGCACGCTCGGCGGCGTGCTGCTGCTCGCGCTGGTCTCCAGCTCGATCACGCTGCTGCAGATGCCGTCGACGCTCACCGACCTCATCCGAGGCGCGGTCATCGTCATCGCGGCGACGCTGTTCGTGGTGAAGGCGAAGCGATGA
- a CDS encoding sugar ABC transporter ATP-binding protein yields MPTQHTVLEARGLTKSFPGVRALSGVDFTARAGRVHALLGENGAGKSTLVGILTGNQRADTGTLTVAGETRDFGSPREALDAGVMAVYQELTVLPAMTVLDNVMLGQEVTKAGSLSLSQQRSIARDALSRVGLADIDLGAQAGDYSLANQQLIEIARALIRRASVVILDEPSAVLSGDKLDALHAVVRELAAAGTAVVYITHLLDEVQELADDVTILRDGATVAEGEKKDFDTERIVREMVGRTVDAVFPEPGELTGDVVLRLTGVVPRSRTRRPAPIDLEVRAGEIVGVAGLVGSGRSRLLRTIAGAHPLAAGRIEVAGRPIGGSIRRALRAGVVLVPEERKTEGLVLDLTVSENTTMAVLGRIARFGWIRRAVQRDRWSAEQERLGIRASGPDQETRLLSGGNQQKIVIAKWLELGPTVLVLDEPTRGVDVGAKAEIYQIISELAAQGLAVVVASSELIEVLGLSHRVLVARDGSIAGELPGGLGNEEEVMHLAMGTNR; encoded by the coding sequence ATGCCCACGCAGCACACGGTTCTGGAGGCCCGGGGACTGACCAAGTCGTTCCCGGGCGTCCGGGCCCTCTCCGGAGTCGACTTCACCGCGCGCGCCGGACGGGTCCATGCCCTCCTCGGTGAGAACGGCGCGGGGAAGTCGACCCTGGTCGGGATCCTCACCGGCAACCAGCGCGCCGACACCGGCACCCTGACGGTCGCCGGCGAGACCCGGGACTTCGGCAGCCCCCGCGAGGCGCTCGACGCCGGGGTGATGGCCGTCTACCAGGAGCTCACCGTCCTCCCGGCGATGACGGTGCTCGACAACGTCATGCTCGGCCAGGAGGTGACGAAGGCGGGCTCGCTCAGCCTGTCGCAGCAGCGCTCCATCGCCCGCGACGCCCTGTCCCGCGTCGGCCTGGCCGACATCGACCTCGGCGCCCAGGCCGGCGACTACTCGCTCGCGAACCAGCAGCTCATCGAGATCGCGCGTGCCCTCATCCGCAGGGCGAGCGTGGTCATCCTCGACGAGCCCTCCGCGGTGCTCTCCGGCGACAAGCTGGATGCGCTGCACGCGGTCGTGCGCGAGCTCGCGGCCGCGGGGACCGCCGTGGTGTACATCACCCACCTCCTCGACGAGGTGCAGGAGCTGGCCGACGACGTCACGATCCTCCGCGACGGCGCGACCGTCGCCGAGGGCGAGAAGAAGGACTTCGACACCGAGCGCATCGTGCGCGAGATGGTCGGCCGCACGGTCGACGCGGTGTTCCCCGAGCCGGGCGAGCTCACCGGCGACGTCGTGCTGCGCCTGACCGGCGTGGTGCCGCGCAGCCGCACCCGTCGGCCGGCGCCGATCGACCTCGAGGTGCGCGCGGGCGAGATCGTCGGGGTCGCGGGGCTCGTGGGCTCGGGCCGCAGCCGTCTGCTCCGCACGATCGCGGGCGCGCATCCGCTCGCCGCGGGCCGCATCGAGGTGGCCGGCCGGCCGATCGGCGGATCCATCCGCCGGGCCCTCCGCGCGGGTGTCGTCCTGGTGCCCGAGGAGCGGAAGACGGAGGGGCTCGTGCTCGACCTCACCGTCTCCGAGAACACGACGATGGCCGTGCTGGGCAGGATCGCCCGCTTCGGCTGGATCCGGCGGGCCGTGCAGCGCGACCGGTGGTCGGCCGAGCAGGAGCGCCTCGGCATCCGCGCATCCGGTCCCGACCAGGAGACGCGACTGCTCTCCGGCGGCAACCAGCAGAAGATCGTCATCGCCAAGTGGCTCGAGCTGGGCCCTACGGTGCTCGTGCTCGACGAGCCCACCCGTGGGGTCGACGTGGGAGCCAAGGCGGAGATCTACCAGATCATCTCGGAGCTCGCGGCCCAGGGCCTGGCGGTCGTGGTCGCGTCCAGCGAGCTGATCGAGGTGCTCGGGCTCTCGCACCGTGTGCTCGTGGCCAGGGACGGCTCGATCGCCGGTGAGCTGCCGGGCGGTCTCGGCAACGAGGAAGAGGTCATGCACCTCGCGATGGGAACGAACCGATGA
- a CDS encoding substrate-binding domain-containing protein, producing MSFRPFRSARGRSAVAIVASAGVLIALAACSSEQEGSSSTSAANADCSNAAAAQDSYTKAWSTTAEELGIQDLTPVEETVCEIDTASYKKDEPAGGYTIALAAQGPINSWGTLSEEAFKRHADEIGVSTLYASANGDATTQVDNIQQLASQKPDAMVVVPMGEGITGQVQAATEQGIPVILCSGILPDDSGAVSTVTRQYDLLGSAYAEWLVQKLGGKGKVAMLSGLAGVPTAEYQAAAAKKVFEKYPDIEVVTQQYTEWSPTVAKTVADNLITQYPDLDGIWSDSGYGDLGVVQAYTEAGKTVPPLTGDSSNAFLKATEGTDVQFALSTFPPEMSADCLDTAVSVLKGEPVLNKVFIDSPSFTNEDAAQYVRKDCGDNLFVPSTLDDATLVELGLCS from the coding sequence ATGTCCTTCCGTCCATTCCGGTCCGCCCGCGGCCGCTCCGCGGTCGCGATCGTGGCCAGCGCCGGCGTGCTCATCGCACTCGCGGCCTGCAGCTCCGAGCAGGAGGGGTCGTCCTCGACCTCGGCTGCGAACGCCGACTGCTCCAACGCCGCTGCCGCCCAGGACAGCTACACCAAGGCCTGGTCGACCACCGCCGAGGAGCTCGGCATCCAGGACCTCACCCCGGTCGAGGAGACCGTGTGCGAGATCGACACCGCGTCCTACAAGAAGGACGAGCCGGCGGGCGGCTACACCATCGCCCTCGCCGCGCAGGGCCCGATCAACTCGTGGGGCACCCTCAGTGAGGAGGCGTTCAAGCGCCACGCGGACGAGATCGGCGTCAGCACCCTCTACGCGTCGGCCAACGGCGACGCCACGACGCAGGTCGACAACATCCAGCAGCTCGCCAGCCAGAAGCCCGACGCCATGGTCGTCGTGCCCATGGGCGAGGGCATCACCGGTCAGGTGCAGGCGGCCACCGAGCAGGGCATCCCGGTGATCCTCTGCTCCGGCATCCTGCCCGACGACAGCGGCGCCGTCTCGACGGTGACCCGCCAGTACGACCTCCTCGGCTCGGCGTACGCCGAGTGGCTCGTCCAGAAGCTGGGCGGCAAGGGCAAGGTCGCGATGCTCAGCGGTCTCGCCGGCGTGCCGACCGCCGAGTACCAGGCGGCCGCGGCCAAGAAGGTGTTCGAGAAGTACCCGGACATCGAGGTCGTCACCCAGCAGTACACCGAGTGGTCGCCGACCGTGGCGAAGACCGTCGCGGACAACCTGATCACCCAGTACCCCGACCTCGACGGCATCTGGAGCGACTCCGGATACGGCGACCTCGGCGTCGTGCAGGCGTACACCGAGGCCGGCAAGACCGTGCCTCCGCTGACCGGCGACTCGAGCAACGCCTTCCTCAAGGCCACCGAGGGCACCGACGTGCAGTTCGCGCTGTCGACCTTCCCGCCGGAGATGAGCGCCGACTGCCTCGACACCGCCGTGTCGGTGCTGAAGGGCGAGCCCGTGCTGAACAAGGTCTTCATCGACTCCCCGTCGTTCACCAACGAAGACGCGGCCCAGTACGTGCGCAAGGACTGCGGCGACAACCTGTTCGTCCCGTCCACGCTCGACGACGCCACGCTCGTGGAGCTGGGGCTCTGCAGCTAG
- a CDS encoding ABC transporter permease codes for MSNASAFLARSGRTLAPLAGLIVVLVAAAITTPGSFTVDVLRLVLFQIGLIGVTAIGQTLVLLVGGIDLSIGAVMTLATVIVATTTNGDDSALLVAVVLAVLAGLAVGAANSALVQLRSVPPFVATFATFVLVQGIIVAWTRGAPSGAIPDAMRWLGIGRLFDFIPVPAVVFAVLAVVVGLVLVRTTLGRRVYATGANPRAARLSGVPTGWIVTGAYLASALTAVLAGLINAGYIGYVDAGLSRSLDLNSIAAAVIGGVALTGGKGRIGQTVVGVVLLAVLLTWLVQLGAGAGAQLIVSGIVILGAVWLQSGRFTLSTIRHLTRRTTTAERG; via the coding sequence ATGAGCAACGCGTCCGCCTTCCTCGCCCGCAGCGGGCGCACGCTGGCACCGCTGGCAGGTCTGATCGTCGTGCTCGTCGCGGCGGCGATCACCACCCCGGGGTCCTTCACCGTCGACGTCCTGCGTCTGGTGCTCTTCCAGATCGGGCTCATCGGCGTCACGGCCATCGGTCAGACCCTCGTCCTGCTCGTGGGCGGGATCGACCTGTCGATCGGCGCCGTGATGACGCTGGCCACGGTGATCGTGGCGACGACGACGAACGGCGACGACAGCGCGCTGCTCGTGGCGGTGGTGCTCGCGGTCCTCGCGGGCCTCGCCGTCGGAGCCGCCAACTCGGCCCTCGTGCAGCTGCGGAGCGTTCCCCCCTTCGTCGCGACCTTCGCGACCTTCGTGCTGGTGCAGGGCATCATCGTGGCCTGGACCCGTGGTGCGCCGTCCGGCGCCATCCCCGACGCGATGCGCTGGCTGGGGATCGGCCGGCTGTTCGACTTCATCCCGGTGCCGGCCGTCGTGTTCGCCGTCCTCGCCGTGGTCGTCGGCCTCGTGCTCGTGCGCACCACCCTCGGCCGTCGGGTGTACGCCACCGGCGCGAACCCCCGTGCCGCCCGCCTCTCGGGGGTCCCGACCGGGTGGATCGTCACCGGCGCCTACCTCGCCAGCGCGCTCACGGCCGTGCTCGCCGGGCTGATCAACGCCGGATACATCGGCTACGTCGACGCGGGGCTGTCGCGCAGCCTCGACCTCAACTCCATCGCCGCCGCCGTGATCGGCGGCGTGGCCCTGACCGGAGGAAAGGGACGCATCGGCCAGACGGTCGTCGGCGTCGTCCTCCTCGCCGTCCTGCTCACCTGGCTCGTCCAGCTGGGAGCAGGCGCCGGTGCCCAGCTCATCGTCTCCGGGATCGTCATCCTCGGCGCGGTCTGGCTGCAGTCCGGACGCTTCACCCTCAGCACCATCCGTCATCTGACCCGTAGAACCACCACAGCAGAGAGAGGCTGA
- a CDS encoding M20 family metallopeptidase gives MSRPTDVVELAQRLIRVPSPNPGGNERAVAAVITDAMLDLGLPFPRTVAKTADRPNLVSTIDFGPGGRHLVLAGHIDTKPVGDAVWTVDPLAADVDGDRLYGLGSADMKGAIAAMMLAVAGLVGDQEPASGRVTLALVADEENGAEYGAQHLCQTLDLEADAVVIGEPGGIHDDWDRLHLVSHGIARMLVTASARQGHSSLSGLLGTRNAGVDAARALVAIADRAELVIPENTAGLVDWQATINPALRFSGGVGYGVLPDAISAAAEVRTLPGMRQEDIRDAFVAAVAADPGLRDADVEIDFDAAPNDFLAATSVDPEHPVVAAARRASVLALGVEPPLAAFPGTTDATWFDRAGIPTLPALGPGLLSRCHGADEWVSVDALRQAVPLYGELVSAFCAERVEVSA, from the coding sequence ATGAGCCGTCCCACCGACGTGGTCGAGCTCGCCCAGCGGCTCATCCGCGTGCCGAGCCCGAACCCGGGAGGCAACGAGCGCGCCGTCGCCGCCGTCATCACGGATGCGATGCTCGATCTCGGCCTGCCCTTCCCCCGCACCGTCGCCAAGACCGCCGATCGGCCGAACCTCGTGTCGACGATCGACTTCGGCCCCGGCGGCCGTCACCTCGTGCTGGCGGGCCACATCGACACCAAGCCGGTCGGCGACGCCGTCTGGACGGTGGACCCGCTCGCCGCGGATGTGGACGGGGACCGGCTCTACGGTCTCGGCTCAGCGGACATGAAGGGTGCGATCGCCGCGATGATGCTCGCCGTCGCCGGGCTGGTGGGCGACCAGGAGCCGGCGTCCGGTCGCGTGACCCTCGCTCTCGTCGCCGACGAGGAGAACGGCGCCGAGTACGGCGCCCAGCACCTCTGTCAGACCCTCGACCTCGAGGCCGACGCGGTCGTCATCGGCGAGCCCGGCGGCATCCACGACGACTGGGACCGACTCCATCTGGTGAGCCACGGCATCGCCCGGATGCTCGTCACGGCGTCGGCCCGTCAGGGCCACTCGAGCCTCTCCGGGCTCCTCGGCACGCGCAACGCCGGCGTCGACGCCGCTCGAGCCCTGGTCGCCATCGCCGACCGCGCCGAGCTGGTCATCCCGGAGAACACCGCAGGGCTCGTCGACTGGCAGGCGACGATCAACCCCGCGCTGCGATTCTCCGGGGGCGTCGGCTACGGCGTGCTGCCGGACGCGATCTCGGCGGCCGCCGAGGTCCGCACCCTCCCGGGGATGCGCCAGGAGGACATCCGGGACGCGTTCGTGGCGGCGGTGGCCGCCGACCCGGGGCTCCGCGACGCCGACGTCGAGATCGACTTCGACGCGGCACCCAACGACTTCCTCGCGGCGACGTCCGTCGATCCGGAGCATCCGGTCGTCGCGGCGGCGCGACGCGCCTCGGTGCTCGCGCTCGGCGTCGAACCCCCGCTCGCCGCCTTCCCGGGCACCACCGACGCGACCTGGTTCGATCGCGCCGGCATCCCCACGCTCCCCGCTCTCGGCCCCGGGCTCCTCTCGCGGTGCCACGGGGCGGACGAGTGGGTGTCGGTCGACGCGCTGAGACAGGCCGTCCCGCTCTACGGCGAGCTTGTCTCGGCGTTCTGCGCGGAGCGCGTGGAGGTGTCGGCATGA
- a CDS encoding pyridoxamine 5'-phosphate oxidase family protein produces MTDESWRGKVGALDDEAIEAFLEEPQIARLACLDLEGWPYAVPMWHEWREGAFWLVARQKSAWARFLQNDERCALTIDESGAQRKVTGQFRAVIVEEPNVGGAWVPVAERMSVRYLGENGVKYLEPTLDKPRWLIRLDPVKMQTWQGNDWAGRYK; encoded by the coding sequence ATGACTGACGAGAGCTGGCGCGGCAAGGTCGGCGCCCTCGACGACGAGGCGATCGAGGCGTTCCTCGAGGAGCCGCAGATCGCCCGCCTGGCCTGCCTCGACCTCGAGGGCTGGCCCTACGCCGTCCCGATGTGGCACGAGTGGCGCGAGGGTGCGTTCTGGCTCGTCGCCCGCCAGAAGTCGGCCTGGGCGCGCTTCCTGCAGAACGACGAGCGCTGCGCGCTCACGATCGACGAGTCCGGCGCCCAGCGCAAGGTCACCGGACAGTTCCGGGCGGTCATCGTCGAGGAGCCCAACGTCGGCGGAGCGTGGGTTCCCGTGGCCGAGCGGATGTCGGTGCGCTACCTCGGCGAGAACGGCGTCAAGTATCTCGAGCCCACTCTCGACAAGCCGCGGTGGCTCATCCGCCTGGATCCGGTGAAGATGCAGACCTGGCAGGGCAACGACTGGGCGGGTCGCTACAAATGA
- a CDS encoding IclR family transcriptional regulator, translated as MPKSSMDATSISAGSAKGLVKGIALVDIVAASAKPLRQVDLVEASGLPRPTAVRLLESLVELDVLRIESRGLYELGPRVAAWGQAFLDGLDLTRQAFDIIEGLVDKSDETSYLGVLDRSSVLYISAVNSPQPVRPAARIGARNPLHCTGIGKAILAFRTPAERAELLGDGELERRTPNTITDRDALAAELDAIAERGYSIDEIENEEGVRCVAAPVRDHLGNVIAAISVSAPAYRFTREDVLEFAPTVVAATSELSARLGYRDRAATATTEASADEPEAQLAATKGDTDD; from the coding sequence ATGCCCAAAAGCAGTATGGACGCCACGTCCATTTCCGCGGGATCCGCGAAGGGTCTCGTGAAGGGGATCGCCCTGGTCGACATCGTCGCTGCCAGCGCGAAGCCCCTGCGCCAGGTCGACCTCGTCGAGGCGAGCGGCCTCCCCCGCCCCACCGCGGTCCGTCTGCTCGAGTCGCTCGTCGAGCTCGACGTCCTCCGCATCGAGTCGCGCGGACTGTACGAGCTGGGTCCCCGGGTCGCCGCGTGGGGCCAGGCCTTCCTCGACGGCCTCGACCTCACCCGTCAGGCGTTCGACATCATCGAGGGCCTGGTGGACAAGAGCGACGAGACGTCCTACCTCGGCGTGCTCGACCGGAGCTCGGTGCTCTACATCTCCGCCGTCAACAGCCCGCAGCCGGTGCGGCCCGCGGCACGGATCGGTGCTCGCAACCCGCTCCACTGCACGGGCATCGGCAAGGCGATCCTCGCCTTCCGCACCCCCGCCGAGCGGGCGGAGCTGCTGGGCGACGGCGAGCTCGAGCGTCGCACGCCGAACACGATCACCGATCGCGACGCGCTCGCCGCCGAGCTCGACGCCATCGCGGAGCGCGGCTACTCGATCGACGAGATCGAGAACGAGGAGGGCGTGCGCTGCGTGGCGGCACCCGTGCGCGACCACCTCGGGAACGTGATCGCCGCCATCTCGGTGTCGGCGCCGGCCTACCGGTTCACGCGGGAGGACGTGCTCGAGTTCGCGCCCACCGTCGTCGCCGCGACGTCCGAGCTGTCGGCGCGACTGGGATACCGCGACCGCGCCGCGACCGCGACGACCGAGGCATCCGCGGACGAGCCGGAGGCCCAGCTCGCCGCCACGAAGGGAGACACCGATGACTGA